One Natrinema longum genomic window, CTCCCCCGAGTCGTCGGGGAAAACGTCGCGAAGGAACTCGTGCTCACGGGCGACATCATCGACGCCGAGCACGCACTGGAGATCGGCCTCGTCAATCACGTCTACGACAGCGACGAGGTCGACGAGCGTGTCGAGGAGTTCGTCGGACGGATCGTCTCCGGCCCGCCGATCGCGCTGCGTCACGCCAACCGTCTCCTCGGCGAGGGCCTCGAGAAATCCCTCGAGCAAGCCCTCACCGACGAGGCCACGGCACAGGGGATCGTCTTCGAGACCGAGGATCACGAGGAGGGCGTCAGCGCCTTCTTCGAGGACCGGGATCCCGAGTACGAAGGCCGATAGGCCGGTCGCCGCCGGTTCCGTCGTGGCTTTGTACTATTTCGTTACGCCCACTCACCGAAATTATTTTTGACCTTCAGGTTGGAGTTTTTACCTATGTCGCCCTCCCCACTCCGCGACCTGATGCGGTCGCCTGCCGGAATCGCAACCGTTCTCGTCTGGCTGGTGATCAGCGGCTACGGTATCCTCAGCCCCGGTTCCGTCTTCGTCTTCTCTATCCTCCCGCTCGTCTTCGTCGCCGTACTCGCTCTCCTGTCCCTGTTTTACCGACTGGTGGTCGCCATCGAACACATCGCCTACGACTCGTAGTTGCGTCCCGCGGGACGCAGTTACTCGGTCGCCGCTGAATCGATCCCGATAGGAACGAGCGTCGACACCCGCGCGTTCTCCTTGATCTTGAGCCCCCCGTCGGCGACCGTCAGCGGGATCAGCGGGAGGTGGTCTCGCACCTGCATCGACGGATGCGAGCCGCCACGAGCTAACAGCTCGTTCCGTGGCTGGAGCTGTACCGGCTCCTCGAGATCCGTCAGGAACTCGTTGTGCTGGAGGACGTACTGGCCGCCCTCGAGGTGCCACCAGCCGTACTCGTCCTGGGGAGTGTCGAGTTCCGTCGGCACCGGCTCGAGGTCGGCGTCGGTGAGTTCGTCGCCGCCGAAGTCGAGCCGGCCGGGGGCGGCCACCTCGTAGATGGCGCTGACCGTCAAGTCGATCCCGTCTTCGGAGACCTGAACCGGTTCGTACACCAGATTGTCGACGTACTCGGTGAGAGGGTGTTCGGTAGACATGTCGGGTGATACGATGCTTCCGAGCATCAAAAAGGATACTGTCGGAGGCGTTTCGTGGGTCCGTCTCGACGGCCACGCGGACGGTCGGGCACTGTCTGCAGGAACCGCGTTCCTGCGTCTCGTTCCCCGCCGGTTGGAACCGGGAGGCGGCCGGGACGCGTGGCGGAGCCGATCTGCCTCCCGGAACCCTATAGGCTGGGTCCCGTATGCCATCGTATGACCGACGTTCTCACCGACGAGATCGCTCGCTTCGTTCGCGCGGTCGGGCCGGATCCCGACGAGACGCTGATCGAGATGGACGAGTACGCCGCCGCCGAGGGCTTTCCCCACGTCGGTCCCGAGGTCGGCGCGTTCCTCCGATTCGTGGCCCGCCTGAGCGACGCGGAACGGATCTTCGAGTTCGGATCGGGGTATGGCTACTCGGCGTACTGGTTTGCCGACGCCCTCCCCGACGACGGCGAGATCGTACTCACCGAGGTCGACGAGGACGAACTCGAGCTCGCTCGCGAGTACATGGCCGCAGGTGGCTACGACGCCCTCACAGCGTACGAACTCGGCGACGCGATGGAAACGATCGACCGCTACGACGGTCCGTTCGACGTCGTCCTGATCGATCATCAGAAGGAGCGCTACGCGGATGCCTTCGAGGCCGTCCGATCGAAACTCCCCGTCGGCGGGGTCGTCGTCGCCGACAACGTGATCACGGCCAGCGTCGTCGACTTCGACCACTTGCTCGAGTGGGCCGCGGGCGGCTCCCCGACGGCCGTCGACGAGCACACGCAGGGCGTTATCGACTACCTCGAGACCGTCCGTGCCGATCCGGCTTTCGAGACGGTCGTCGTCCCCCTCGGCGAAGGAATCGCGGTGAGCTACCGCGTCGAGTAGTCGGAGGCCTCGCCCTCGAGGACCTGTTCGTCGGCCCGCGACGGGGACCCGTACTCCCGAAACCAAAGAAAGACCGTCGATCCCGCAGCGGCGAGCAGCGTGGCCCACGTCGCCGCGGAAACGGCGACGACCGTCGCGGCGGTGGGACCCGGCGCGATCGAGCCGATCGTCTCGACCCCGAGCGCGTGAGTGCCGGCGACCACGAGGAACGCCAGCCACAGTCCTAGCGCCGTTCGAGCGAGCGTCTGCCGGCTGACGGACCGTGCGTAGCGAGCGACGCCGTAGACGCCGGCGACGGCGAGCCCGGTCGCTCCCAGTGTCAGTCCACCCCCGTCGACGGCGACGTTCGCGACGCCGACGACGGCGAAACAGGCGAGCGAGGCGACGAGCGGGAATCGATCCGAACCGCGTATTGTCGGGATCACGTCGTGCACCGCTTTGCCGGGTCCAGTGGGCGGTCGGATATATAGCTGTTGGCTGACCGCGAGCGATGCGTCTCGATCGCTCGGTCGCGCTGTCGATCCAACCGGGTCCGTTCCACCGACGGCCGATCGCGATCAGGAGCCAGTCGCGTCGACGGCCGGGAGCGTCAGCGAGAACGTCGCCCCCTTTCCGGGCGCGGAGTCGACTCGGATCTCGCCGCCGTGGCGCTCGACGATCCGCTGACAGAGCGCGAGCCCGATCCCCGTTCCGGGGTGTTCCTCGTGGCTATGAAGCCGCTGAAACACCTGAAAGATTCGCTCCTGATCCTCGGGATCGATACCGATCCCCTCGTCGTGAACGGAGATCTCCCATTCGTCGCGGGTCCGCTCGGCACTGACGTGAATCCGCGGTGGTTCCTCGCCGCTGTATTCGATCGCGTTCGACAGCAAGTTCTGGAACACCTGCCGGAGCTGGCTCGAATCACCCACGACGCGGGGAAGCGAGTCCACCGTTATGTCGGCGTCCTGCTCGGTGATTCGAAACTGCAGGTCCTCGCGGATGTCGTCGAGGACCGCCTCGAGGTCGACCGGCTCGAGGGGTTCTCCCTGCGTTTCGACCCGGGAATACGCGAGCAGGCCGTCGATCATCTCGCGCATGCGCTCGGCTCCGTCGACGGCGTAGTCGATGAACTCCTGGCCGTCCTCGTCGAGGTCGGCAGCGTAGCGGTGCTCTATCAGCTGGAGATAGCTCGTGACCATCCGCAGGGGCTCTTGCAGGTCGTGGGAGGCGGCGTATGCAAACCGCTCGAGGCGCTCGTTCGATTCCTCGAGTTTGCGCTGGTACTCGGTCCGTTCGGTGATGTCCTGGACGACGAGCATTCCGGCGGTGACCTCGTCACCGGTCCGGACCGGGAGGGTGTGGGCGCGGAGCTCCCGGTCGTTGTGGGACAGTTCGAAGGACTGTTCCTCCCCGTCGAGGGCGGCCAGAAACCGGGGTTCGATCGCTTCGACCAGGTCGTCGGGATAGCGCTCGTAGATCGTCTTGCCGATCGCCGTTTCCTCCTCGATACCCATCTCGCCGAACAGCTGGCCGCCGGCCGCCGTGTACCGCAACTCGTCGTCGAACAGCGCGACGACGCCGTTCGGGAAGTTCTCGGCGAGGGTACGGTAGCGCTGCTCGCTCGCCTCGAGTCTGCGCTGTCGTTCCCGCCGTTCCGTAATATCGCGGACGACCCCGATTCGCTCGCGTCCGGTCTCCGCGGTCGTCAGCGACGTGACCGTCGCCTCTATCGGGCACAGATCGCCGGATTTCGTCTCGATTTCGGTCTCTATCGTCGGCTCGTCGCTCTCGTCGGCGACGATTCGCTTGGCCAGGTCCATGACCGCTTCGTCGGCGACGAGCGAGGCGTGGCTCCCGACCAACTCGTCGCGATCGTAGCCGGTGAGATCGGTGTACGCCTCGTTGACCATCGTGAACCGGCCGTTCTCGTCGAGGACGTAGATGCCGTCCTCGATCGTTTCGATGATCCGTTCGTACTGCTCGAGTTGGCGTTCCCGACGTTTCCGGTCCGTGATGTCCTGGAAGTACACGGAGAGTCCCGTCTCGGAGGGATAGGCCCTGATCTCCATCCAGATGTCGAGCGAGTCGGAGTAGCGCTGCCACGAGACGGGCTGTTGTGACTCCATTGCCTCCCGATAGCGCTCGATGAGGTCGGATCTCGTTCCGGTCGGGAACGTCTCCCAGACGTTCTCGCCGACGAGTTCCGCCGGGTCACGTCCCAGCAGCTCCCCGGCCCGTTCGTTGACGTGCGTAAACCGCCACTCGTCGTCGAGGGCGTAGAACGCGTCCGAAACGCGGCCGAGGATCTCGCTCAGTTCGGTCTCGAGTTCGTGCTTGCGGCGCTCGAGGCGGCGCTCCTGTGTTTTGAGTGCCGTCACGTCCTCGCCCGCGGAGATGACCCGCTCGAGCGAGCCGTCGGGGCCGAAGATGGGAACGGCGGTGATGGAGAACCACTTCCGCTCTCCCGACGGATCCTCGATCACGACTTCCTCGTCGGAGATCGGTTCCCCGGTTTCCCGCACCCGTGCGGAGGGGCCGGATTCGGGCCCGATCGGCTCGCCGTCGGCGTCGACGACGGTCAGTTCGGCGAGTAGTTCGGTCTCGCCGAGGGGGTCCCGATCGCCGAGTCCGAGCGCCGTCTGCGCGTGCCGATTCGCCAGCACCACCTCTCCGTCGGCGTCTTCGACCGAGATCCCGACCGGCGCAGTCCGGAGGAGCGTTTCGGTCTGGGCCCGCTCGCGTTCGAGGGACCGCTCCTGACTGATTCGATCGAAGGTCACTTCCAGGCTCGAGGCGACGATCTTGGCCAGCGAGAGATCGCCGTTGTCGAACGCGTTGCGTTCTTCCGAGCCGATGATGACGACGCCGTGGTCCCCGATCGGAAGGCAGAGTTCGCTGCGGATCGGTGTGTCGGGATTGTAGACGTCCGCATCCGTCCTGACGTCGTCGTAGCTCGACGGTTCGCCGGTATCGAAGACGCGCCAGGCGATCCCCTCACCTTCCGCGAACGTCGGCACCTCGTCGAACAGCGCCACGGCCGGTTCGGACTGGGCAACCGGCTCGAGTGTCTCCGACTCCGGGTCGTAGAGGAAGACGCCGTTGATCTCGAGCCCGAGGATGTCGAGGAGATGGCAGGAGACCTGCTCCGCTGCGGCCTCGCGCGTGCTGGCGGCGAGCCACTCGCGAACCGACTCGTTCAGCCGACGGAGCTGGTATACGCGCCGGTGTTGCTCGGTCACGTCGTAGTAGAGTTCGACCCGGCCCCCTTCGTATGGGCCGGATTCGATCGGTTTGCTCCGGTGTTCGACCCAGCGTTCCTCGCGATCGTCGCTGGGCGTGATACGGCACTCGAATCGTTCCGTGTCGCTGTTGTCGTCGTACGCCGTGGTGAGGATATCGATGAATCGATCGGGATCGTCAACCCGGTTACGGATCGTCTCGTTGACAACGGCCATCTTGTCTCGCCCGACCACGGCCGTCGAGTCGATCCCGAAGTACCGTTCGGTAGCCTCGTTGATCCACGCGATCTCGAACGCCTCGTCGAGGACGAACACGCCCACGTCGGCTTCCTCGAGCACAGCGGTGATCGACTCCAACGACGGGTCCGCCTCCGGTGTCGCTTCCACTGCCGGGTCGGCCCGGTCGGCCGTTTCGGTCGGATCGACTGCCGACTCCTGGGCACGCTCCGAGGGGTCGCGTTCGCGGACAGTTCCGATCGCACCCCGGCGGCCGTCGGGGCCCGGCACCGTCTCGAGGCGCAGTTCACAGGGTATTTGGGTGCCTCGAGCCGTCCGAATCGTCCCGTCGCTGGCGGTGCGACCGGTTTCGTCGCCGGCCTCGATGACTCGCTCGTCGACCAGCATCGAGACGTGCTCGCCGCGAAGCGCGTCGCGTGTGTAGCCGGTCAACTCGAGGAGGGTGTCATCGACCGCGACGATCCGATCGTCCGCATCCAGCTGGAAGACGCCGTCCGGAACCGTCTCGACGAGCGTCCGGTACCACTGGAGTGGCGCTCGTTCGTCACCGTCGTTCCAGGGTACTCGATCGGTCGGTTCCACCCGTTCGGTCATTAGACAAGGAAAGCCGTTCGAACGGATAAGTCCAGCGCCCATCGCCGTCTCGAGGGTGCGTCGGGAGGGCGGCCGGAGCACGGCTTCGAAAACGAGGATCGCCTTCGCTCGCGCCCGGTTAGTCGTCGCCGTCGACGAGAACGCGCTCTTCGGGCGTCGGCCGACCCGGATGGAGTCCGTAGCAGGCGACACAGTAGAGGACCGTCGTCGAGACCGCACAGAGGACCGTCGCCCCTGCCAGCGACTCGAGGACGAGACCGACGATCGGGCCCGCGAAGGCCTCGCCGACCGCCGCCGCCGCGTCGCTTTCGGGGGCCGTCGCCAGCGCGTAGGGAACGAACGTAGCGAACGCGAGCAGCCACCATCGTGTCGCGGTGTGGCGGAGCCGTGCTCGCCCGTACGCTCGCGTCGTGCTCGTGACCCCGGCGACGCCGAGCGCGATCAGAAAGAGGGCTGGAAGCGTTCGGATCGACGTCTCAAAGCCGGTATTAACGGCGACGCCGGCGGCGACGGTCGCGAGGGAGCCGGCGAGGAGCGGAATCGAGGGACTGGGCCCTGTACGAGGCATTCTGTACAGTGGTAGTAACGGATTGTACAAAACTCTCGCGAACCGTCGGCGCGGGAGGTCGTTCGCATCGACGGCGGCTCGAGAACGCCGCCACAACAAAGGACGTATTACCGGTGCCCGCAAGTCGGAGGTGAGAACGAATGCCGGAACACGATCGAACCGACTCCGTGACGACCCTCCGACGACGCGCCGCGGCCGCGGCCGATCGAGCAACCACTGCCATCTCGCGAGTCCCCGGCATCGGAGCCACACGGTCCCTGTACCGGGTCTGGCAGCGACACGTGCGGGAGCGCCCGGATCAGTATCAGGCGTCGATCACCTTTCCGACGGCACCG contains:
- a CDS encoding dCTP deaminase, which translates into the protein MSTEHPLTEYVDNLVYEPVQVSEDGIDLTVSAIYEVAAPGRLDFGGDELTDADLEPVPTELDTPQDEYGWWHLEGGQYVLQHNEFLTDLEEPVQLQPRNELLARGGSHPSMQVRDHLPLIPLTVADGGLKIKENARVSTLVPIGIDSAATE
- a CDS encoding O-methyltransferase — translated: MTDVLTDEIARFVRAVGPDPDETLIEMDEYAAAEGFPHVGPEVGAFLRFVARLSDAERIFEFGSGYGYSAYWFADALPDDGEIVLTEVDEDELELAREYMAAGGYDALTAYELGDAMETIDRYDGPFDVVLIDHQKERYADAFEAVRSKLPVGGVVVADNVITASVVDFDHLLEWAAGGSPTAVDEHTQGVIDYLETVRADPAFETVVVPLGEGIAVSYRVE
- a CDS encoding PAS domain S-box protein, which codes for MTERVEPTDRVPWNDGDERAPLQWYRTLVETVPDGVFQLDADDRIVAVDDTLLELTGYTRDALRGEHVSMLVDERVIEAGDETGRTASDGTIRTARGTQIPCELRLETVPGPDGRRGAIGTVRERDPSERAQESAVDPTETADRADPAVEATPEADPSLESITAVLEEADVGVFVLDEAFEIAWINEATERYFGIDSTAVVGRDKMAVVNETIRNRVDDPDRFIDILTTAYDDNSDTERFECRITPSDDREERWVEHRSKPIESGPYEGGRVELYYDVTEQHRRVYQLRRLNESVREWLAASTREAAAEQVSCHLLDILGLEINGVFLYDPESETLEPVAQSEPAVALFDEVPTFAEGEGIAWRVFDTGEPSSYDDVRTDADVYNPDTPIRSELCLPIGDHGVVIIGSEERNAFDNGDLSLAKIVASSLEVTFDRISQERSLERERAQTETLLRTAPVGISVEDADGEVVLANRHAQTALGLGDRDPLGETELLAELTVVDADGEPIGPESGPSARVRETGEPISDEEVVIEDPSGERKWFSITAVPIFGPDGSLERVISAGEDVTALKTQERRLERRKHELETELSEILGRVSDAFYALDDEWRFTHVNERAGELLGRDPAELVGENVWETFPTGTRSDLIERYREAMESQQPVSWQRYSDSLDIWMEIRAYPSETGLSVYFQDITDRKRRERQLEQYERIIETIEDGIYVLDENGRFTMVNEAYTDLTGYDRDELVGSHASLVADEAVMDLAKRIVADESDEPTIETEIETKSGDLCPIEATVTSLTTAETGRERIGVVRDITERRERQRRLEASEQRYRTLAENFPNGVVALFDDELRYTAAGGQLFGEMGIEEETAIGKTIYERYPDDLVEAIEPRFLAALDGEEQSFELSHNDRELRAHTLPVRTGDEVTAGMLVVQDITERTEYQRKLEESNERLERFAYAASHDLQEPLRMVTSYLQLIEHRYAADLDEDGQEFIDYAVDGAERMREMIDGLLAYSRVETQGEPLEPVDLEAVLDDIREDLQFRITEQDADITVDSLPRVVGDSSQLRQVFQNLLSNAIEYSGEEPPRIHVSAERTRDEWEISVHDEGIGIDPEDQERIFQVFQRLHSHEEHPGTGIGLALCQRIVERHGGEIRVDSAPGKGATFSLTLPAVDATGS